A single window of Betta splendens chromosome 11, fBetSpl5.4, whole genome shotgun sequence DNA harbors:
- the LOC114866265 gene encoding SH2 domain-containing adapter protein E-like isoform X2, which yields MAKWFKEFPINLKNGTDRIRSVSESGSLTKASKVGTKTTGSKAGLRKNSSSDSTGGGSGGVGSILSGRNRKNSAVELSRNGASSPKDGKVWDTLLPGKSRKNSKADAVFEEQPRPRSSPSANAYISRLIRVDKSPNFNSGTVTSHVVPEAEKSSASKPETVIIVEDYADPFDAQKTREQREAERLGENDGYMEPYDAQQMITEIRHRGSKDLLKVCVLLEGSDGTAEEAQPAPLQIYDIPYEESGDSEKTAVTRPELDTRPPTEYELPWEWRKEHIVRTLSAQFDGPERPVKEEAPHPPLTRQPQHAPSQPASQHQHLRQKSWTQKMLRSSPPTPPPPPPPPPAAGSSPESEARRVDPSLPLERQSWYHGCVTRQEAELQLQSCREASFLVRNSESDSSKYSIALKTSQGCVHIIVAQTKENGFTLDQSSCVFPSIPEVVHHYRTRRLPFDGAEQMTLLHPVHRVH from the exons ATGGCGAAGTGGTTCAAGGAGTTCCCCATCAACCTGAAGAACGGTACCGACAGGATCCGCTCAGTCTCTGAGTCGGGCTCCCTAACAAAAGCCAGTAAAGTCGGTACCAAAACTACAGGCTCCAAAGCAGGCCTCCGCAAGAATTCCTCCTCCGACAGCACaggtggaggcagcggaggGGTCGGGTCCATCCTGTCCGGGAGAAACCGAAAGAACTCCGCCGTGGAGTTGAGCCGCAACGGCGCAAGTTCCCCGAAAGACGGGAAGGTGTGGGACACGCTCCTGCCTGGGAAAAGCCGCAAGAACTCCAAAGCGGACGCGGTGTTTGAGGAGCAGCCCAGGCCGAGGAGTTCCCCGTCTGCCAATGCCTACATCAGCCGGCTGATCCGAGTGGACAAAAGCCCGAACTTCAACAGCGGTACCGTCACCAGCCATGTGGTACCTGAAGCAGAGAAATCGTCTGCGAGCAAACCTGAAACT GTGATAATTGTGGAGGACTACGCGGATCCCTTCGACGCTCAGAAAACCcgggagcagagagaagcggAGCGGCTCGGGGAGAACGACGGCTACATGGAGCCGTATGATGCCCAGCAGATGATCACCG AGATCCGACATCGAGGCTCTAAGGACctgctgaaggtgtgtgtgctgctggaggGGAGCGATGGTACGGCGGAGGAGGCTCAGCCTGCACCCCTGCAGATCTACGACATCCCTTATGAGGAGAGCGGGGACAGCGAGAAGACGGCGGTCACGCGTCCGGAGCTGGACACGCGACCCCCCACCGAGTACGAGCTGCCGTGGGAGTGGAGGAAGGAGCACATCGTCAGAACCCTGTCAG CACAGTTTGACGGCCCTGAACGTCCAGTCAAGGAGGAGGCACCCCACCCCCCGCTCACCAGGCAGCCCCAGCATGCACCGAGCCAGCCGGCGTCCCAGCACCAGCATCTCAGGCAAAAAAGCTGGACTCAGAAGATGCTGCGGTCGTCCCCCCCgaccccgcccccgcccccgcccccgccccccgccGCCGGCAGCAGCCCCGAGTCGGAGGCCCGCCGCGTCGACCCCTCGCTGCCCCTGGAACGACAGAG CTGGTACCACGGCTGCGTCACTCGCCAGGAGGCAGAACTTCAGCTGCAGTCCTGCAGAGAGGCGAGCTTCCTGGTGCGGAACAGCGAGTCGGACAGCAGCAAGTACTCCATCGCCCTCAA GACGAGCCAAGGCTGCGTTCATATCATCGTGGCCCAGACCAAAGAAAACGGCTTCACGCTGGACCAGAGCAGCTGCGTGTTCCCCAGCATCCCGGAGGTGGTGCACCACTACCGCACGCGGCGCCTGCCGTTCGACGGCGCTGAGCAAATGACCCTGCTGCACCCGGTGCACCGCGTCCACTGA
- the LOC114866265 gene encoding SH2 domain-containing adapter protein E-like isoform X1 encodes MAKWFKEFPINLKNGTDRIRSVSESGSLTKASKVGTKTTGSKAGLRKNSSSDSTGGGSGGVGSILSGRNRKNSAVELSRNGASSPKDGKVWDTLLPGKSRKNSKADAVFEEQPRPRSSPSANAYISRLIRVDKSPNFNSGTVTSHVVPEAEKSSASKPETVIIVEDYADPFDAQKTREQREAERLGENDGYMEPYDAQQMITEIRHRGSKDLLKVCVLLEGSDGTAEEAQPAPLQIYDIPYEESGDSEKTAVTRPELDTRPPTEYELPWEWRKEHIVRTLSGRTGFTLSFNAVSDSFLYESTASARLSTAQFDGPERPVKEEAPHPPLTRQPQHAPSQPASQHQHLRQKSWTQKMLRSSPPTPPPPPPPPPAAGSSPESEARRVDPSLPLERQSWYHGCVTRQEAELQLQSCREASFLVRNSESDSSKYSIALKTSQGCVHIIVAQTKENGFTLDQSSCVFPSIPEVVHHYRTRRLPFDGAEQMTLLHPVHRVH; translated from the exons ATGGCGAAGTGGTTCAAGGAGTTCCCCATCAACCTGAAGAACGGTACCGACAGGATCCGCTCAGTCTCTGAGTCGGGCTCCCTAACAAAAGCCAGTAAAGTCGGTACCAAAACTACAGGCTCCAAAGCAGGCCTCCGCAAGAATTCCTCCTCCGACAGCACaggtggaggcagcggaggGGTCGGGTCCATCCTGTCCGGGAGAAACCGAAAGAACTCCGCCGTGGAGTTGAGCCGCAACGGCGCAAGTTCCCCGAAAGACGGGAAGGTGTGGGACACGCTCCTGCCTGGGAAAAGCCGCAAGAACTCCAAAGCGGACGCGGTGTTTGAGGAGCAGCCCAGGCCGAGGAGTTCCCCGTCTGCCAATGCCTACATCAGCCGGCTGATCCGAGTGGACAAAAGCCCGAACTTCAACAGCGGTACCGTCACCAGCCATGTGGTACCTGAAGCAGAGAAATCGTCTGCGAGCAAACCTGAAACT GTGATAATTGTGGAGGACTACGCGGATCCCTTCGACGCTCAGAAAACCcgggagcagagagaagcggAGCGGCTCGGGGAGAACGACGGCTACATGGAGCCGTATGATGCCCAGCAGATGATCACCG AGATCCGACATCGAGGCTCTAAGGACctgctgaaggtgtgtgtgctgctggaggGGAGCGATGGTACGGCGGAGGAGGCTCAGCCTGCACCCCTGCAGATCTACGACATCCCTTATGAGGAGAGCGGGGACAGCGAGAAGACGGCGGTCACGCGTCCGGAGCTGGACACGCGACCCCCCACCGAGTACGAGCTGCCGTGGGAGTGGAGGAAGGAGCACATCGTCAGAACCCTGTCAGGTAGGACAGGGTTCACGTTAAGCTTTAACGCCGTTTCAGACTCGTTCCTCTATGAATCCACAGCCTCCGCCCGTCTTTCCACAGCACAGTTTGACGGCCCTGAACGTCCAGTCAAGGAGGAGGCACCCCACCCCCCGCTCACCAGGCAGCCCCAGCATGCACCGAGCCAGCCGGCGTCCCAGCACCAGCATCTCAGGCAAAAAAGCTGGACTCAGAAGATGCTGCGGTCGTCCCCCCCgaccccgcccccgcccccgcccccgccccccgccGCCGGCAGCAGCCCCGAGTCGGAGGCCCGCCGCGTCGACCCCTCGCTGCCCCTGGAACGACAGAG CTGGTACCACGGCTGCGTCACTCGCCAGGAGGCAGAACTTCAGCTGCAGTCCTGCAGAGAGGCGAGCTTCCTGGTGCGGAACAGCGAGTCGGACAGCAGCAAGTACTCCATCGCCCTCAA GACGAGCCAAGGCTGCGTTCATATCATCGTGGCCCAGACCAAAGAAAACGGCTTCACGCTGGACCAGAGCAGCTGCGTGTTCCCCAGCATCCCGGAGGTGGTGCACCACTACCGCACGCGGCGCCTGCCGTTCGACGGCGCTGAGCAAATGACCCTGCTGCACCCGGTGCACCGCGTCCACTGA
- the s100s gene encoding S100 calcium binding protein S isoform X2: MSKEPSSNLESAMQMLIKTFHKYSGKEGDKYTLSRGELKELLLEELGSYLGSSKDNEAVEKVMNDLDANNDGEVDFTEFIILMGALTVACNDFFLEYKTDDKSGGSAEKKN; encoded by the exons ATGTCCAAGGAGCCCAGTTCCAACCTGGAGAGTGCCATGCAGATGCTCATAAAGACCTTCCACAAGTACTCGGGCAAGGAGGGCGACAAGTACACGCTGAGCCGGGgcgagctgaaggagctgctcctAGAGGAGCTGGGGAGTTACTTAGGG AGCTCCAAAGATAACGAGGCGGTCGAGAAGGTGATGAACGACCTGGACGCCAACAACGACGGGGAGGTGGACTTCACCGAGTTCATCATCCTGATGGGCGCCCTCACGGTCGCCTGCAACGACTTCTTCCTGGAGTACAAAACGGACGACAAGTCGGGCGGGTCGGCAGAGAAGAAGAATTGA
- the s100s gene encoding S100 calcium binding protein S isoform X1, with product MERGWERKHLQAERWAAWSHRACVQRRFSISTQSPHESSTGSATMPDTIMSKEPSSNLESAMQMLIKTFHKYSGKEGDKYTLSRGELKELLLEELGSYLGSSKDNEAVEKVMNDLDANNDGEVDFTEFIILMGALTVACNDFFLEYKTDDKSGGSAEKKN from the exons atggagagaggatgggagagaaAGCACCTGCAAGCTGAGAGATGGGCAGCGTGGAGCCACAGAgcctgtgt ACAAAGGAGGTTCTCTATCAGCACTCAG tCTCCCCACGAGTCCAGCACAGGAAGCGCCACGATGCCGGACACAAT CATGTCCAAGGAGCCCAGTTCCAACCTGGAGAGTGCCATGCAGATGCTCATAAAGACCTTCCACAAGTACTCGGGCAAGGAGGGCGACAAGTACACGCTGAGCCGGGgcgagctgaaggagctgctcctAGAGGAGCTGGGGAGTTACTTAGGG AGCTCCAAAGATAACGAGGCGGTCGAGAAGGTGATGAACGACCTGGACGCCAACAACGACGGGGAGGTGGACTTCACCGAGTTCATCATCCTGATGGGCGCCCTCACGGTCGCCTGCAACGACTTCTTCCTGGAGTACAAAACGGACGACAAGTCGGGCGGGTCGGCAGAGAAGAAGAATTGA
- the s100u gene encoding S100 calcium binding protein U isoform X2 yields MEGAIQTVVKVFLKSSKGKERLGKKEFQTLVKSELCNVLTDTDSKEAINNMGQGLDADKDGRIGFEEYMKLVGWLAVSLSEQRSRAQEEAAQNASSEPVAQSAPGAEATKPEANADAKPAPEVKAGGKLEVKAEGAAQPQEPTAAAVAAAAAEVVVKEEIKVEVTETVVEAVKEEAEPEAQTEATS; encoded by the exons ATGGAGGGCGCCATTCAGACCGTGGTGAAGGTCTTCCTGAAGTCGAGCAAGGGAAAAGAGAGGCTCGGAAAGAAAGAATTCCAGACCCTCGTCAAGTCTGAGCTTTGCAACGTCCTGACG GACACAGACAGCAAGGAAGCGATAAACAACATGGGCCAGGGCCTGGACGCCGACAAGGACGGCAGGATCGGCTTCGAGGAGTACATGAAGCTCGTCGGCTGGCTGGCCGTGTCGCTCAGCGAGCAGCGGAGCCGcgcccaggaggaggcggcccaGAACGCCTCGTCCGAGCCGGTGGCACAGAGCGCCCCCGGCGCGGAGGCCACGAAGCCGGAG GCCAACGCCGACGCCAAGCCGGCGCCGGAGGTGAAGGCGGGCGGGAAGCTGGAAGTCAAGGCGGAGGGGGCGGCGCAGCCTCAGGagcccacggcggcggcggtggcggcggcggcagcggaggTGGTCGTGAAGGAAGAGATCAAGGTGGAGGTCACAGAAACGGTGGTGGAGGCAGtaaaggaggaagcagagcccGAGGCCCAGACGGAGGCCACCTCATAG
- the s100u gene encoding S100 calcium binding protein U isoform X1 has protein sequence MEGAIQTVVKVFLKSSKGKERLGKKEFQTLVKSELCNVLTDTDSKEAINNMGQGLDADKDGRIGFEEYMKLVGWLAVSLSEQRSRAQEEAAQNASSEPVAQSAPGAEATKPEATKPEATKPEANADAKPAPEVKAGGKLEVKAEGAAQPQEPTAAAVAAAAAEVVVKEEIKVEVTETVVEAVKEEAEPEAQTEATS, from the exons ATGGAGGGCGCCATTCAGACCGTGGTGAAGGTCTTCCTGAAGTCGAGCAAGGGAAAAGAGAGGCTCGGAAAGAAAGAATTCCAGACCCTCGTCAAGTCTGAGCTTTGCAACGTCCTGACG GACACAGACAGCAAGGAAGCGATAAACAACATGGGCCAGGGCCTGGACGCCGACAAGGACGGCAGGATCGGCTTCGAGGAGTACATGAAGCTCGTCGGCTGGCTGGCCGTGTCGCTCAGCGAGCAGCGGAGCCGcgcccaggaggaggcggcccaGAACGCCTCGTCCGAGCCGGTGGCACAGAGCGCCCCCGGCGCGGAGGCCACGAAGCCGGAGGCCACGAAGCCGGAGGCCACGAAGCCGGAGGCCAACGCCGACGCCAAGCCGGCGCCGGAGGTGAAGGCGGGCGGGAAGCTGGAAGTCAAGGCGGAGGGGGCGGCGCAGCCTCAGGagcccacggcggcggcggtggcggcggcggcagcggaggTGGTCGTGAAGGAAGAGATCAAGGTGGAGGTCACAGAAACGGTGGTGGAGGCAGtaaaggaggaagcagagcccGAGGCCCAGACGGAGGCCACCTCATAG
- the s100a11 gene encoding protein S100-A11, translating into MEAAISTLVTQFKTFAGKDGSGSTLSRDEFHSLVTSQLPNYVKNASDPGEIDRLMGSLDQNNDGELTFTEFWALVGKLACKQAGFSH; encoded by the exons ATGGAAGCTGCCATCTCCACCCTGGTCACACAGTTCAAGACCTTCGCCGGCAAAGACGGGTCCGGCAGCACCTTGAGCAGAGACGAGTTCCACAGCCTGGTGACCTCTCAGCTCCCCAACTACGTCAAG AACGCCAGCGACCCTGGAGAGATAGACCGGCTCATGGGCTCCCTGGATCAAAACAACGACGGGGAGCTGACTTTCACGGAGTTCTGGGCCCTGGTCGGAAAACTGGCTTGTAAACAGGCCGGCTTCAGCCACTAG